A single region of the Buteo buteo chromosome 18, bButBut1.hap1.1, whole genome shotgun sequence genome encodes:
- the GJA3 gene encoding gap junction alpha-3 protein: MGDWSFLGRLLENAQEHSTVIGKVWLTVLFIFRILVLGAAAEEVWGDEQSDFTCNTQQPGCENVCYDKAFPISHIRFWVLQIIFVSTPTLIYLGHVLHIVRMEEKRKEKEEMKKKGNLKDSNYPGAGSSGGGGNNNVKDPLGKRGKEKLPIRDERGRIRMGGALLRTYVFNIIFKTLFEVGFIVGQYFLYGFELKPVYQCSRSPCPHTVDCFISRPTEKTIFIIFMLVVASVSLLLNMLEIYHLGWKKLKQGMTSRYSLEMPVATMTPVMVTGESKPVALPPPAPPVVVTTATPRPVLPDTRAVTPLLAPVTMAPYYAAAAPRPRPPSNAASMASYPAAPPVPEERHRAVTPTPVSTPVTIPTPIPTPTPAVINYFNSNSHALAAEQNWVNMAAEQQGKVPSSSAGSSTPSSVRHPLPQQEEPLEQLLPPPAGPPVAAANSGSSTSLSGASGSKWDVEGEEELSEERSVSAACTTVEMHEPPLLVDTRRLSRASKSSSCRARSDDLAV, from the coding sequence ATGGGTGACTGGAGCTTTCTGGGGAGACTGTTAGAGAATGCGCAGGAGCACTCCACGGTTATTGGCAAGGTTTGGCTGACGGTACTGTTTATCTTCAGGATactggtgctgggggctgctgctgaggaggtCTGGGGAGACGAGCAGTCGGACTTTACATGCAACACACAGCAACCTGGTTGCGAAAATGTTTGCTATGACAAAGCCTTCCCCATTTCTCACATCCGCTTCTGGGTGCTGCAGATCATTTTTGTCTCCACTCCAACCCTCATCTACCTGGGCCATGTGCTGCACATTGTACGCatggaggagaagaggaaagagaaagaagagatgaaaaagaagggaaacttGAAAGACAGCAACTacccaggagcaggcagcagtggTGGAGGAGGCAACAATAACGTCAAGGATCCTCTTGGcaagagggggaaggagaagctCCCGATCCGTGATGAACGTGGTAGAATCCGTATGGGGGGTGCCCTGCTCCGTACCTACGTCTTCAACATAATTTTCAAGACGCTGTTTGAGGTGGGCTTCATTGTGGGCCAGTACTTCCTATATGGCTTTGAGCTAAAGCCAGTCTACCAGTGCAGCCGCTCACCTTGCCCACACACTGTGGACTGCTTCATCTCAAGGCCCACTGAGAAGAccatcttcatcatcttcatgtTGGTGGTGGCCTCTGTCTCCCTGCTGCTGAATATGCTTGAGATATATCACTTGGGGTGGAAGAAGCTTAAGCAGGGCATGACAAGCCGGTACAGCCTTGAGATGCCTGTCGCAACAATGACACCAGTCATGGTAACAGGGGAGTCCAAACCTGTTGCCCTACCGCCACCAGCACCACCTGTGGTGGTAACGACTGCTACACCCCGCCCTGTTCTGCCTGACACTCGCGCTGTCACACCGCTGCTGGCCCCAGTGACCATGGCCCCGTACTATGCCGCGGCTGCTCCAAGACCACGGCCCCCCTCCAATGCAGCCTCCATGGCCAGCTACCCTGCTGCGCCACCAGTTCCTGAAGAGAGGCACCGTGCTGTGACTCCTACGCCCGTCTCCACTCCCGTCACCATCCCGACCCCCATCCCCACACCCACCCCAGCCGTCATCAACTACTTCAACAGCAACAGCCATGCCCTGGCGGCCGAGCAGAACTGGGTCAACAtggcagctgagcagcaggggAAGGTGCCCTCCAGCTCGGCAGGCTCCTCTACCCCCAGCAGTGTCCGgcatccccttccccagcaggaaGAGCCGTTGGAGCAGCTACTCCCACCCCCAGCTGGGCCGCCCGTTGCTGCAGCCAACagtggcagcagcaccagcctgaGTGGGGCAAGCGGCAGCAAGTGGGATGTGGAGGGTGAGGAGGAGCTGTCAGAGGAACGGTCCGTCTCGGCTGCCTGCACCACCGTGGAGATGCATGAGCCACCGCTGCTCGTAGACACACGGCGCTTGAGCAGGGCCAGTAAGTCgagcagctgcagagccaggTCAGACGACCTGGCTGTGTAG